In Pseudomonas fluorescens NCIMB 11764, a single window of DNA contains:
- a CDS encoding AAA family ATPase: MSQSLIAALQNPALYPHPVDGFQVIETHISWVILTGPFAYKVKKPVNFGFLDFTSLEAREHFCGEELRLNQRLTSDLYLEVLPITGSAEAPQLGGEGPVIEYALKMRQFPQSQLLSTLQANGELTTAHIDEMAAQIAQFHLTAPKVPAEHEAGTPDSVMAPVRQNFEQIRPFLSDKADLLQLDALQAWAESSFERLKPLFAQRKAEGFIRECHGDIHLGNATVIDGKVVIFDCIEFNEPFRFTDVYADTGFLAMDLEDRGLKSLARRFISQYLELTGDYQGLELLNFYKAYRALVRAKVSLFSMPAEADPVQRATTLRQYRNYANLAESYSTIPSRFMAITHGVSAVGKSHVAMRLVEALGAIRLRSDVERKRLFGEQTVANDPQAGIYSADASAATYTRLHEIAAVILRAGFPVVVDATYLKRDQRDGAARIAEATGAPFLILDCNAPQAVIESWLALRQADKKDPSDANLAVIAAQQASREALTPEEILCSKRVQTNEAGTLDTVVAQIRQRLPGL, translated from the coding sequence GTGAGCCAGTCCCTGATCGCCGCCCTGCAAAACCCGGCCCTTTACCCGCATCCGGTAGACGGGTTCCAGGTCATCGAAACCCACATCTCCTGGGTAATTCTCACAGGCCCGTTTGCCTATAAAGTGAAGAAGCCGGTCAATTTCGGCTTCCTCGACTTCACCAGCCTTGAGGCTCGCGAGCATTTCTGCGGCGAAGAGCTGCGCCTGAATCAGCGTCTGACCAGTGATTTGTACCTCGAAGTGTTGCCGATTACCGGCAGTGCCGAAGCACCACAACTGGGCGGCGAAGGCCCGGTCATCGAATATGCGCTGAAGATGCGTCAGTTCCCACAGAGCCAACTGCTCAGCACCCTGCAAGCCAATGGCGAATTGACCACCGCGCACATCGACGAGATGGCCGCACAGATTGCGCAATTCCACCTCACCGCACCAAAAGTACCTGCGGAACACGAAGCCGGCACGCCAGACAGCGTCATGGCGCCGGTGCGGCAGAACTTCGAACAGATCCGCCCGTTCCTGAGCGACAAGGCCGACCTGCTGCAACTCGACGCCCTGCAAGCCTGGGCCGAAAGCAGCTTCGAACGCCTCAAGCCGCTGTTCGCCCAACGCAAGGCCGAAGGTTTCATCCGCGAGTGCCACGGCGACATCCACCTGGGTAACGCCACCGTGATCGATGGCAAGGTCGTGATCTTCGACTGCATCGAATTCAACGAACCGTTCCGTTTCACCGACGTCTATGCCGACACCGGTTTCCTGGCGATGGACCTTGAAGACCGCGGACTGAAAAGCCTGGCCCGTCGCTTCATCAGCCAATACCTGGAGCTGACCGGCGATTACCAGGGCCTGGAGCTGCTGAACTTCTATAAAGCCTACCGCGCACTGGTTCGCGCCAAGGTCAGCCTGTTCAGCATGCCGGCCGAAGCCGACCCGGTGCAGCGCGCCACCACCCTGCGCCAGTACCGCAACTACGCCAACCTGGCGGAAAGCTACAGCACCATTCCTTCGCGCTTCATGGCCATTACGCACGGCGTTTCGGCTGTCGGCAAAAGCCATGTGGCCATGCGACTGGTGGAAGCGCTGGGCGCGATCCGCCTGCGCTCCGATGTAGAACGCAAACGCCTGTTCGGCGAGCAAACCGTCGCGAACGATCCGCAGGCCGGCATTTATAGCGCAGACGCCAGCGCCGCGACCTACACCCGTCTGCATGAAATCGCCGCCGTGATCCTGCGAGCCGGCTTCCCGGTGGTGGTCGATGCCACTTACCTCAAGCGCGATCAGCGTGATGGCGCGGCCAGAATTGCCGAAGCCACCGGGGCGCCGTTCCTGATCCTTGACTGCAACGCGCCACAGGCGGTGATCGAAAGCTGGCTGGCCTTGCGTCAGGCAGACAAAAAGGATCCGTCCGACGCCAACCTGGCTGTGATCGCAGCCCAGCAAGCCAGTCGTGAAGCCCTGACGCCAGAAGAAATCCTCTGCAGCAAGCGCGTTCAGACCAATGAAGCCGGAACCCTTGACACCGTCGTTGCGCAAATTCGCCAACGCTTGCCAGGGCTGTAA
- a CDS encoding tetratricopeptide repeat protein: MNKWLIPAVTAVALLSGCSSVQRGSIPVVDAGSAVSNSERVSANGGFRQTTTKRPVQAQTQAIPQGDTGVVVMVPGGGAVASAPISTSPITPGPMTSGPIDTSPVQSAPINQGSYSMPSTPSGIPSSSAGGLSADEQLDGPVLALLTTAQQQQAGGDLNGASSSLERAQRVAPREPQVLYRLAQVRMAQGDAAQAEQFARRGLTFANGRPALQASLWELIAQAREKQGDSAGASLARQKAKVSS, encoded by the coding sequence GTGAACAAGTGGTTGATTCCAGCGGTGACCGCCGTGGCTTTGCTCAGCGGTTGCTCAAGCGTACAGCGCGGTTCGATTCCGGTTGTGGATGCCGGCAGCGCCGTTTCCAACAGTGAACGGGTTTCGGCAAATGGCGGATTTCGTCAGACGACGACCAAGCGTCCTGTGCAAGCCCAGACGCAAGCGATTCCGCAAGGCGACACTGGCGTCGTGGTCATGGTGCCGGGTGGCGGAGCAGTGGCGTCGGCACCGATCAGCACCTCGCCGATTACGCCTGGCCCGATGACCTCGGGTCCGATCGACACCTCGCCGGTTCAGTCGGCGCCGATCAATCAGGGCAGCTACAGCATGCCGTCGACACCGAGCGGGATTCCTTCGTCGAGCGCCGGTGGCCTGTCTGCCGACGAACAGCTGGACGGCCCGGTGCTGGCATTGCTGACCACCGCTCAGCAGCAACAGGCCGGTGGCGACCTCAACGGTGCCTCTTCCAGTCTCGAACGCGCCCAGCGTGTCGCGCCGCGTGAGCCGCAAGTGCTTTATCGTCTGGCTCAGGTCCGCATGGCGCAAGGCGATGCGGCACAAGCCGAACAGTTCGCCCGTCGCGGTCTGACGTTCGCCAATGGTCGTCCGGCGCTTCAGGCCAGCCTGTGGGAACTGATTGCGCAGGCTCGTGAGAAACAGGGTGATTCCGCAGGCGCATCACTGGCCCGTCAAAAGGCCAAGGTTTCGTCGTGA
- a CDS encoding TfoX/Sxy family protein: MNDELQHLKNLGKTSAQWLHAVGIHSASDLRRLGAVDAYRAVRTRGFRASKVLLYAIEGALMDVHWNDIPAERKEALNKQLEAISSRHKN, from the coding sequence ATGAATGATGAACTGCAGCACCTGAAGAATCTTGGCAAGACGTCGGCGCAATGGCTGCATGCCGTGGGCATCCACAGCGCCTCGGACTTGCGTCGCCTGGGAGCGGTGGACGCTTATCGGGCCGTGCGCACACGCGGGTTTCGGGCATCCAAGGTGTTGTTGTATGCGATCGAAGGCGCTTTGATGGACGTGCACTGGAACGACATTCCCGCCGAGCGCAAGGAAGCCTTGAATAAACAGCTGGAAGCTATCTCGTCACGCCACAAGAATTGA
- a CDS encoding DUF4124 domain-containing protein — MRTFFLAASLLIGICPVSMAAQIYKWVDEQGVTHFDAQPPQGREAATVVTPSPSAGKPATLPRSNAIGDQQAVDKTVKKQVAEQQAQLKVFCEQARTNLAQLQNNPRLREDVDGEMRRLTDEQRQERTAEAQRQIAENCQ, encoded by the coding sequence ATGCGAACGTTTTTCCTGGCCGCCAGCCTGCTGATCGGCATCTGCCCTGTGTCCATGGCGGCCCAGATATACAAATGGGTCGATGAGCAGGGCGTTACCCACTTCGATGCGCAACCGCCCCAGGGCCGGGAAGCCGCGACCGTGGTCACGCCCTCACCCTCTGCGGGCAAGCCGGCTACGCTGCCACGCAGTAACGCCATCGGTGATCAACAAGCCGTCGACAAGACAGTGAAAAAACAGGTCGCCGAGCAGCAAGCCCAACTGAAGGTGTTCTGTGAGCAGGCTCGGACGAACCTGGCGCAACTGCAGAACAATCCGCGACTGCGGGAGGATGTCGACGGTGAGATGCGCCGCCTGACTGACGAACAACGTCAGGAGCGCACCGCAGAAGCGCAGAGACAGATCGCCGAGAACTGCCAGTAA
- a CDS encoding pentapeptide repeat-containing protein, whose translation MNQPKLLDTPLYALLHKDDITGFNNERPKDGPIDMVGGDFRGLDLRELNADGVDFTDAYFRSADLRGIDFTHSKLEGASLAHAQISGAYFPPELSADEILMSMNFGTRLRYRTR comes from the coding sequence ATGAACCAGCCCAAACTTCTCGACACCCCGCTTTATGCCTTGCTGCACAAAGACGACATCACAGGTTTCAACAACGAACGTCCAAAAGACGGGCCTATCGACATGGTCGGTGGTGATTTCCGAGGCCTGGACCTGCGAGAGCTGAACGCCGACGGCGTCGACTTTACCGATGCCTATTTCCGCTCCGCCGACTTGCGCGGCATCGACTTCACTCACTCCAAGCTGGAAGGGGCCAGCCTGGCCCATGCACAGATTTCCGGCGCCTACTTTCCGCCAGAACTGAGTGCCGACGAAATCTTGATGTCGATGAATTTCGGCACTCGCCTGCGTTATCGCACCCGTTAA
- a CDS encoding ChaN family lipoprotein produces the protein MRVMVILAVLVLSACQHVSTPPPVVGEIRDLRTGQALTAQELVLRLAEPSRLIVGEQHDNRDHHELQRWLLQVLGEQRPQGSLLLEMLTPDQQPRVDDARHASTLPIDLPDALAWQPGWDWNLYGPIVRFALTQPYPLLAANLDIVEVRAFYAHPPILSGARSHAAPVKAELLAQISESHCGLLPTSQMPAMLAVQQQRDRRMAERLLAAPTPALLFAGAYHARKDVGVPIHTLDLGAPEAPTVLMLAQQGSEVTAAMADYVWYTPATPAPDYCADMRKQFGK, from the coding sequence ATGCGCGTCATGGTGATTCTGGCTGTGTTGGTACTCAGTGCTTGCCAGCATGTTTCGACGCCGCCACCGGTCGTCGGCGAAATCCGCGACCTGCGCACCGGCCAGGCGCTGACGGCACAGGAACTGGTGCTGCGACTGGCCGAGCCTTCGCGATTGATCGTGGGTGAACAGCATGACAATCGCGATCACCATGAGTTGCAGCGCTGGTTATTGCAGGTGCTTGGAGAGCAACGCCCGCAAGGCAGTCTGCTGTTGGAAATGCTCACGCCGGACCAACAGCCGCGCGTCGATGATGCTCGTCATGCCTCGACGCTGCCCATCGATTTGCCCGATGCATTGGCCTGGCAACCTGGCTGGGACTGGAATCTCTACGGCCCGATCGTCCGTTTCGCCCTGACCCAACCGTACCCACTGCTGGCCGCCAATCTGGACATCGTCGAGGTGCGTGCTTTCTACGCCCATCCGCCGATATTGAGTGGTGCTCGTTCCCATGCCGCACCGGTGAAGGCTGAGTTATTGGCCCAGATCAGCGAGTCTCATTGTGGCTTGCTGCCCACCTCGCAGATGCCGGCGATGCTCGCGGTCCAGCAACAACGTGATCGACGCATGGCTGAGCGGCTGCTGGCGGCACCCACGCCCGCGCTGCTGTTTGCCGGCGCTTATCACGCGCGCAAAGACGTGGGTGTCCCGATTCACACGCTTGATCTGGGCGCGCCCGAAGCGCCAACGGTATTGATGCTGGCGCAACAGGGCAGTGAGGTCACGGCGGCGATGGCCGATTACGTCTGGTACACACCTGCCACGCCGGCACCGGATTACTGTGCAGACATGCGCAAGCAGTTCGGCAAGTAA
- a CDS encoding YqcC family protein, with translation MDARFPKIAEQLLLIERELRVQGWWGDVSPSAEALSSVEPFSVDTLDFEQWLQWIFLPRMKTILEQDLPLPNASGIQEMAEMVFAARNVQGRDRQLQVLLKEFDLLITASR, from the coding sequence ATGGACGCACGCTTTCCCAAGATTGCCGAGCAGTTGCTATTGATCGAGCGCGAGCTGCGCGTTCAGGGGTGGTGGGGCGATGTCTCGCCTTCCGCTGAGGCGCTGTCCAGCGTCGAGCCGTTCTCGGTCGATACGTTGGATTTCGAGCAGTGGCTGCAATGGATTTTCCTGCCTCGCATGAAAACAATCCTGGAGCAGGATTTACCGCTGCCCAATGCTTCTGGCATTCAGGAGATGGCCGAAATGGTCTTCGCCGCGCGCAATGTTCAGGGCAGGGATCGGCAGTTGCAGGTACTGCTCAAAGAGTTCGACCTGTTGATTACCGCCTCTCGCTGA
- a CDS encoding heme ABC transporter ATP-binding protein, with protein MLRTQDLQILRGRKIVLTDITLELNPGEVLGVLGPNGAGKSTLLGALCGELSANQGRVWLDERELRDWTGAQRAQRLAVLPQVSTLDFAFRVEEVVGMGRLPHQSGRVRDDEIVAAALQAADAGHLSGRSYLALSGGERQRVHLARVLAQLWPGEAGQTLLLDEPTSMLDPLHQHTTLQAVREFADRGAAVLVILHDLNLAARYCDRLLLLEGGRPVALDTPEQVLRPEPLKAVFGLEVLVQQHPERGHPLIIAR; from the coding sequence ATGTTGCGAACGCAAGATCTGCAAATCCTCCGGGGACGCAAGATCGTCCTGACGGACATCACACTTGAACTCAATCCGGGGGAAGTCCTCGGTGTACTGGGGCCTAACGGTGCCGGCAAAAGTACGCTGCTGGGTGCCTTGTGTGGTGAGTTGTCGGCGAATCAGGGCCGCGTATGGCTCGATGAACGCGAGTTGCGTGACTGGACCGGCGCCCAGCGAGCCCAGCGTCTGGCGGTGTTGCCGCAAGTCTCGACCCTGGACTTCGCTTTTCGCGTCGAGGAGGTCGTCGGTATGGGGCGTTTGCCGCATCAGAGCGGCCGGGTCCGGGACGACGAAATCGTCGCCGCTGCGTTGCAGGCCGCCGATGCCGGGCATCTGAGTGGTCGCAGCTATCTGGCATTGTCCGGCGGCGAACGTCAGCGGGTGCATCTGGCGCGGGTGCTGGCGCAACTCTGGCCGGGTGAAGCGGGGCAAACGCTGTTGCTCGATGAACCGACTTCGATGCTTGATCCGCTGCATCAGCACACTACGCTGCAAGCGGTGCGCGAGTTCGCTGATCGCGGTGCGGCGGTGCTGGTGATCCTGCATGATCTGAACCTGGCGGCGCGCTATTGTGATCGCCTGTTACTGCTCGAAGGCGGACGCCCGGTGGCACTTGATACTCCCGAGCAGGTGTTGCGCCCTGAGCCGCTCAAGGCGGTGTTCGGGCTGGAAGTGCTGGTGCAACAGCACCCGGAGCGCGGGCATCCGCTGATCATCGCCCGCTGA
- the mrcB gene encoding penicillin-binding protein 1B, with the protein MTRTRSPRTPKKPPSRGLSPWLGWALKLSLVGLVVLAGFAVYLDAIVQEKFSGKRWTIPAKVYARPLELFTGQKLSKEDFLTELDALGYRRESVSNGPGAASVNGNTVDLNTRGFQFYEGLEKAQPVRVRFSGDYVAELSATNGSKLSVVRLEPLLIGGIYPKNLEDRILIKIDQVPPYLLETLIAVEDRDFYSHWGVSPKSIARAIWVNTSGGKMTQGGSTLTQQLVKNFYLTSERSLTRKLTEAMMAMLLELHYDKREILEAYLNEVFVGQDGQRAVHGFGLASQFFFGQPLSELKLHQVAMLVGMVKGPSYYNPRRNPERALERRNLVLDVLEQQGVATAEQVAAAKKMPLGVTTRGKLADSSFPGFIDLVKRQLREDYRDEDLTEEGLRIFTSFDPILQMKAEASVNDTFKRLSGRKGSDDVEAAMVVTNPETGEVQAMIGSRQASFAGFNRALDAVRPIGSLIKPAVYLTALEKPTQYTLTSWLSDESFSVKGADGQVWKPQNYDRRSHGTVFLYQGLAHSYNLSTARLGLAVGVPNVLKTVARLGVSREFPAFPSMLLGAGGMTPIEVATMYQTLANGGFNTPMRGIRSVLTAEGEPLKRYPFQIQQRFDPASIYLIQSAMQRVMREGTGSSVYNVLPKTLTLAGKTGTSNDSRDSWFAGFSQDLLAVVWLGRDDNGKTPFTGATGALQVWTSFMRKADPLPLDMPQPDNVVQAWVDSHTGQGSDANCPGAVQMPYIRGSEPPPGAACSGESPVNGETVMDWVKGWMN; encoded by the coding sequence ATGACTCGTACTCGATCCCCCCGCACCCCCAAAAAACCACCTTCCAGGGGCCTGAGCCCTTGGCTGGGCTGGGCCCTTAAACTCAGTCTGGTCGGCCTCGTGGTGCTCGCCGGATTCGCGGTTTACCTCGACGCTATTGTCCAGGAGAAGTTCTCCGGCAAGCGCTGGACCATCCCGGCCAAGGTGTATGCGCGCCCGCTTGAGCTGTTCACCGGCCAGAAGCTGAGCAAGGAAGACTTCCTCACCGAACTCGACGCCTTGGGCTATCGCCGCGAAAGTGTGAGCAACGGCCCCGGCGCTGCGTCAGTCAACGGCAACACCGTCGACTTGAATACCCGTGGTTTCCAGTTCTATGAAGGTCTGGAGAAAGCGCAGCCCGTGCGCGTGCGATTCTCCGGCGACTACGTGGCCGAACTCTCGGCGACCAACGGTTCGAAGCTTTCTGTCGTGCGGCTGGAACCGCTGCTGATCGGCGGGATTTACCCGAAGAATCTCGAAGACCGCATTCTGATCAAGATCGATCAGGTGCCGCCGTATTTGCTGGAAACCCTGATTGCCGTGGAGGATCGGGACTTCTATAGCCATTGGGGCGTGTCGCCGAAGTCGATTGCCCGCGCCATCTGGGTCAACACCTCGGGCGGCAAGATGACCCAGGGCGGCAGTACCCTGACGCAACAGTTGGTCAAGAACTTCTACCTGACCAGCGAACGCAGCCTGACCCGCAAACTCACCGAAGCCATGATGGCAATGCTGCTTGAGCTGCATTACGACAAACGGGAAATTCTTGAGGCTTACCTCAATGAAGTGTTCGTCGGTCAGGATGGTCAGCGCGCGGTGCACGGTTTCGGTCTGGCCAGCCAGTTCTTCTTCGGGCAGCCGTTGTCCGAGTTGAAACTGCATCAAGTTGCGATGCTGGTAGGCATGGTCAAGGGGCCGTCCTATTACAACCCGCGTCGCAATCCGGAGCGGGCGCTCGAGCGGCGCAACTTGGTGCTCGACGTACTTGAGCAGCAAGGCGTCGCCACCGCCGAACAGGTCGCTGCGGCGAAGAAAATGCCGTTGGGCGTGACGACACGCGGCAAACTGGCCGACAGTTCGTTCCCCGGTTTTATCGATCTGGTTAAACGTCAGCTGCGCGAAGACTATCGCGATGAAGACTTGACCGAAGAAGGCCTGCGGATCTTCACCAGTTTCGATCCTATTTTGCAGATGAAAGCCGAAGCGTCGGTCAACGATACGTTCAAGCGCTTGTCCGGGCGTAAAGGCTCCGATGACGTTGAAGCGGCGATGGTCGTGACCAACCCGGAGACCGGCGAAGTCCAGGCCATGATCGGCAGTCGTCAGGCGAGCTTCGCCGGTTTCAACCGGGCGCTGGATGCTGTCCGACCGATCGGCTCGCTGATCAAGCCGGCGGTCTATCTGACAGCCCTTGAGAAACCGACCCAGTACACGTTGACCAGCTGGCTGTCGGACGAATCCTTCTCGGTCAAAGGCGCGGACGGTCAGGTCTGGAAACCGCAGAACTATGACCGCCGTTCCCATGGCACGGTTTTCCTTTATCAAGGCCTGGCACATTCCTACAATTTGTCGACCGCGCGTCTGGGGTTGGCGGTGGGCGTGCCGAATGTCTTGAAGACGGTGGCTCGCCTGGGTGTGAGTCGTGAGTTTCCGGCATTTCCGTCGATGCTGCTGGGCGCTGGCGGCATGACGCCGATCGAAGTGGCGACCATGTACCAAACCCTCGCCAACGGTGGGTTCAATACGCCGATGCGCGGGATCCGTAGCGTACTGACGGCCGAAGGCGAGCCGCTCAAGCGGTATCCGTTCCAGATTCAGCAGCGTTTCGATCCGGCTTCTATATACCTGATCCAGAGCGCCATGCAGCGGGTCATGCGTGAAGGCACCGGCAGTTCGGTTTACAACGTGTTGCCGAAAACCCTGACGCTGGCCGGCAAGACCGGTACCAGTAACGATTCGCGAGACAGCTGGTTCGCCGGTTTCAGTCAGGACTTGCTGGCGGTGGTGTGGTTGGGGCGCGACGACAACGGCAAGACACCGTTTACCGGTGCCACCGGTGCGTTGCAGGTCTGGACCAGTTTCATGCGCAAGGCCGATCCGTTGCCGCTGGATATGCCGCAGCCGGATAATGTGGTTCAGGCCTGGGTCGATTCACATACCGGGCAAGGCTCTGATGCCAACTGCCCAGGCGCCGTGCAGATGCCGTATATTCGCGGCAGCGAACCGCCTCCCGGCGCCGCGTGCAGTGGCGAAAGCCCTGTTAACGGTGAAACGGTGATGGATTGGGTCAAGGGCTGGATGAATTAA